From Agrobacterium tumefaciens, a single genomic window includes:
- a CDS encoding YeeE/YedE family protein has protein sequence MNLRFHRWAGIALIALLALTFYGVSMLVEGRQLGFALLAGAAFGIVLQRGRFCFLCNFRDFVENRRSDGLVAIFVALIAGVAFYQIVMMAWVPVPQPGRLPPNAHVGPVGWVLAVSASIFGLGAALSGSCLSGHFYRLGEGAFGSIFALAGAAVGFFVAFLSWNFLYSLAVYDDIPVWLPHYLGYGPAFIVSFCVLAILIALVLYADNNNDIPPEKAADAKLHQALTRVFIARWPPVVTGILVATISAFSYFRLAPIGVTAELGSIVRTVSTQQGWMSETLAGLDTVRGCISAVKTTLLSPNGVFVIGLIVASLASALVSEKFKPSWPSLGGLATRFVGGVLMGWGGMTALGCTIGVLLSGIHAGALSGWVFLLFCGLGAFCGLILKRRFALP, from the coding sequence ATGAATTTACGCTTCCATCGCTGGGCAGGCATTGCCCTGATAGCTTTACTGGCTCTTACCTTCTACGGCGTTTCCATGCTGGTAGAGGGGCGTCAATTGGGGTTTGCGCTGCTTGCCGGGGCAGCCTTCGGCATTGTCCTGCAGCGCGGTCGCTTTTGTTTTCTTTGCAATTTTCGCGATTTCGTTGAAAACAGGCGATCTGATGGACTTGTCGCGATTTTTGTAGCCTTGATTGCAGGGGTCGCGTTCTACCAGATTGTCATGATGGCCTGGGTCCCTGTTCCACAGCCGGGCCGTTTGCCGCCCAACGCTCATGTTGGTCCCGTCGGCTGGGTGCTCGCGGTTTCCGCATCGATTTTCGGTCTGGGCGCCGCTTTGTCGGGCTCATGCCTCTCCGGTCATTTTTATCGTCTCGGGGAGGGTGCCTTTGGATCGATTTTCGCGCTTGCCGGTGCGGCCGTCGGTTTTTTCGTGGCGTTCCTCAGCTGGAATTTTCTCTACAGCCTGGCTGTGTACGACGACATTCCTGTGTGGCTGCCGCACTACCTGGGCTACGGTCCAGCGTTTATTGTGTCGTTTTGCGTACTCGCAATCCTGATTGCCCTTGTTCTTTATGCGGATAACAACAACGACATCCCGCCCGAAAAGGCGGCAGACGCAAAGTTGCATCAGGCACTGACACGGGTGTTCATCGCCCGCTGGCCCCCTGTCGTCACCGGCATCCTCGTCGCCACGATCAGCGCATTCTCGTATTTTCGGCTAGCACCCATTGGCGTCACGGCTGAATTGGGAAGCATTGTTAGAACCGTTTCCACCCAGCAAGGCTGGATGTCCGAAACGCTGGCTGGGCTCGATACGGTGCGGGGTTGCATAAGCGCGGTCAAAACCACGCTGCTTTCTCCAAACGGCGTATTCGTCATTGGGCTTATTGTTGCAAGTCTCGCCTCCGCATTGGTTTCGGAGAAGTTCAAGCCATCATGGCCATCTCTAGGTGGGTTGGCGACCCGATTTGTCGGCGGTGTGCTGATGGGCTGGGGTGGGATGACCGCGTTGGGGTGCACCATTGGCGTATTGCTATCAGGCATTCACGCGGGCGCCTTGTCCGGCTGGGTGTTCTTACTCTTTTGCGGTCTTGGCGCCTTTTGTGGCCTTATCCTCAAACGTCGTTTTGCGTTGCCATAG
- a CDS encoding sulfurtransferase, whose product MYNIKLLASVFGGLLLSTVGLASANASDALVTADWLKQNLENPKVKVFEVSVDTGVYERGHIPGATNLNWHTDLVDKERRDIASREHFQSLLQQAGIGDDTTIVLYGDNNNWFAAWGAWIFETYGLGDRVKLLDGGRKLWEAEGLPLDTSAPKTTATTLTLKDSDPSVRARFIDVVAVAEGKHNIKLVDIRSADEYSGKIFAPDGVKELSVRAGHIPGAVNVPWGTIVNKDGTFKSAEEIKAIYAEKGIDGTAPVITYCRIGERSSHTWFALKKILGYDVRNYDGSWTEYGNAVGVPISNPTGTVWTGK is encoded by the coding sequence ATGTACAATATCAAGTTGCTGGCGTCCGTATTCGGGGGATTGTTGCTTTCAACGGTCGGTCTGGCATCGGCCAATGCGTCGGACGCGCTGGTTACCGCGGACTGGCTAAAGCAAAATCTGGAAAATCCGAAGGTCAAGGTTTTCGAAGTCAGTGTCGACACCGGCGTTTACGAGCGTGGCCATATTCCCGGCGCGACCAATCTGAACTGGCACACCGATCTCGTCGACAAGGAACGTCGCGATATAGCCTCTCGGGAGCATTTCCAGAGCCTGTTGCAGCAGGCCGGTATCGGCGATGATACAACGATTGTCTTGTACGGCGATAACAACAACTGGTTCGCAGCCTGGGGAGCATGGATCTTTGAAACCTATGGTCTGGGCGATCGGGTGAAGCTTCTGGACGGTGGTCGTAAGCTTTGGGAGGCTGAGGGTCTGCCTCTGGATACCTCCGCGCCAAAAACGACGGCAACAACACTGACGTTGAAGGACAGCGACCCGTCAGTTCGCGCCCGCTTTATCGATGTCGTCGCTGTGGCTGAGGGCAAGCACAATATCAAGCTCGTCGATATCCGCTCGGCAGATGAGTATTCCGGCAAAATCTTTGCGCCCGATGGCGTCAAGGAGCTGTCAGTGCGGGCGGGCCATATTCCAGGCGCGGTGAATGTCCCATGGGGCACCATCGTCAACAAGGACGGAACGTTCAAATCGGCTGAAGAAATCAAGGCGATTTATGCCGAAAAGGGCATCGACGGTACAGCTCCGGTCATCACATATTGCCGTATTGGTGAGCGATCGAGCCACACCTGGTTCGCCCTGAAGAAAATACTTGGATACGATGTCCGCAACTACGACGGCTCATGGACGGAATACGGCAATGCCGTCGGCGTCCCGATCAGCAACCCGACTGGAACCGTCTGGACCGGCAAATAA
- a CDS encoding serine hydrolase family protein — MCTTLIVPGLNGSDEGHWQRHWLLDHSDASLVDQDNWQCPVLEDWLVRLEDAIAASDGAYIVAHSLGCLLVANMAARPLAAKIKAALLVAPAHLQKVEALHPCIVRFGEFPTDPLPFPSLVVGSMSDPYMEPEELASTSAAWGSDLLNLGDVGHINIASGFGRWSQGYGLLDRLKSVSVENIPAIGRDRHTLSPAYRAYIEALPR; from the coding sequence ATGTGTACCACCTTGATCGTGCCTGGCCTCAATGGTTCGGATGAAGGACATTGGCAGCGGCACTGGCTGCTGGATCATTCGGACGCGAGCCTGGTCGATCAGGACAATTGGCAGTGCCCGGTCCTAGAGGACTGGTTGGTGAGGCTGGAGGATGCGATCGCGGCTAGTGACGGCGCCTACATCGTTGCTCATAGCCTTGGTTGCCTGTTGGTCGCCAATATGGCTGCGCGTCCCCTTGCTGCCAAGATAAAGGCTGCGTTGTTAGTCGCACCCGCCCACCTTCAAAAGGTCGAGGCGCTCCATCCATGCATCGTGCGGTTTGGTGAGTTCCCGACCGATCCGCTCCCGTTTCCGAGCCTTGTTGTCGGTAGCATGTCTGACCCCTACATGGAGCCGGAAGAGCTGGCATCAACGAGCGCGGCCTGGGGCAGCGATCTCCTTAATCTTGGCGATGTCGGGCATATCAACATTGCCAGCGGCTTCGGACGCTGGTCGCAGGGTTACGGATTGCTCGACAGATTGAAGAGCGTTTCTGTCGAAAACATTCCAGCTATCGGGCGCGACCGCCACACATTATCGCCCGCATATCGCGCCTATATCGAGGCTCTGCCACGATAA
- a CDS encoding acyl-CoA/acyl-ACP dehydrogenase: MTALISAVAPSQRPTLDPIDIARSLAEGFGKTAAAHDRTGEFPAENFIELFRSGLLSLIQSKETGGWGEGIETAQAVIAAIAEGDPSTALVLAMHYSVHGSIRRGKWPDVLAAKVLTANLSGPALLNNAQAEPGIGSPAHGGLPETVARIDGDAWVVNGRKSFVTGLPGLKWAIVLATTVEETPRLIQLLVPLDLDGIGREKAWDATGMFATASDDLLLNDVRVPLENVVAEQPASEPLRRDEVDGYNFFVLLAAVYHGVAVSARNDLIKHLTGHVPASLGAPLSSIPRIQEALGQIEVLIAANRRLLVSVGRDIDDKKNVGTDALAVRHVVIENAVTITDLALELGGNRGLRRDYHLERHHRDAITARAHAPQSHMIRTIIGRELIRKSAAENPAEVRHTVR; encoded by the coding sequence ATGACGGCCCTGATTTCCGCTGTGGCGCCGTCACAAAGGCCCACTTTAGACCCGATCGATATTGCCAGATCGCTTGCTGAGGGCTTCGGTAAGACCGCAGCCGCTCACGACAGGACAGGGGAATTTCCTGCAGAGAATTTTATCGAGCTTTTCAGGTCAGGCCTTCTCAGCCTGATCCAGTCTAAGGAAACCGGGGGGTGGGGCGAAGGGATCGAGACAGCCCAGGCTGTCATCGCAGCGATTGCTGAAGGTGACCCCTCTACCGCCCTTGTTCTTGCGATGCATTATAGTGTTCACGGCAGCATCCGCCGCGGCAAGTGGCCTGATGTTCTTGCTGCCAAAGTCTTGACGGCAAATCTTTCCGGACCGGCTTTGCTCAATAATGCACAGGCCGAGCCAGGCATTGGTTCTCCAGCCCACGGTGGATTGCCAGAGACGGTCGCGCGCATCGACGGAGACGCTTGGGTCGTCAACGGTCGCAAGAGTTTCGTAACCGGGCTACCCGGTCTGAAATGGGCGATCGTTCTGGCGACGACGGTTGAGGAGACACCGCGACTGATCCAGTTGCTGGTTCCTCTGGACCTCGATGGTATCGGCCGTGAGAAGGCCTGGGACGCGACGGGCATGTTTGCGACCGCGAGTGATGACTTGCTTTTAAATGACGTCCGCGTGCCTCTGGAAAACGTCGTTGCCGAGCAGCCGGCGAGTGAGCCTCTTCGTCGGGATGAGGTCGACGGGTATAACTTTTTTGTCCTGCTGGCGGCTGTCTACCATGGCGTGGCCGTCTCAGCCCGCAATGATCTGATAAAGCATCTGACCGGCCATGTGCCGGCGAGCCTCGGCGCACCACTTTCATCAATCCCTAGAATTCAGGAAGCGCTCGGGCAAATCGAGGTGTTGATTGCCGCGAACAGACGCCTCCTGGTCTCCGTCGGCCGCGACATTGATGACAAGAAAAATGTCGGAACCGATGCACTGGCCGTACGCCATGTGGTCATCGAGAATGCGGTAACGATCACCGATCTTGCACTAGAGCTTGGCGGCAATCGCGGTTTGCGCCGGGACTATCATCTGGAGCGCCATCACCGGGATGCGATCACTGCAAGAGCACATGCGCCGCAGAGCCATATGATCCGTACGATCATTGGTCGCGAACTGATCAGGAAAAGCGCGGCCGAAAACCCCGCTGAAGTGCGTCATACAGTTCGCTAA
- a CDS encoding ABC transporter substrate-binding protein, whose protein sequence is MSTPLSEIWYTRCPVPTPVGLAVQLGYLEKAFGDVGIALKSIIDSPDRSIRQSHFNHTLEWSFRHGGNVPPIRARSEGRDTRLVGITWTDEFQAIITLPQTGIRTVADLAGRRVGVPRRPEGIVDFMRATALKGIVSALSLGGLRIGDVELIDIVQDHSVLETQEGPSLFGLKRRQSFGEEIAALLRGEVDAIFVKGTAGVSVANLIGAVQVIEFGFHSDPNIRINSGSPRVLTVDARLADERPDLVERLVDAIRKASVWAEEHPEETRRFIAREAGATEEQVLAANGPDVHRHLGLGLDKELVTAISHYKDFLHEWGFLEDNFDIHTWIDDRFVLANERAVA, encoded by the coding sequence ATGAGCACTCCACTATCTGAAATCTGGTATACGCGCTGCCCGGTTCCGACCCCGGTCGGTCTGGCCGTCCAGCTTGGTTATCTCGAAAAGGCCTTTGGCGATGTCGGTATTGCCCTGAAATCGATCATCGATTCGCCGGATCGTTCCATCAGGCAAAGCCATTTCAACCACACGCTGGAATGGTCATTCAGGCACGGTGGCAACGTTCCGCCCATCCGCGCCCGATCGGAAGGACGCGATACACGTCTTGTCGGCATTACATGGACGGACGAGTTTCAGGCAATCATTACGCTGCCGCAAACAGGTATTCGAACGGTTGCTGATCTAGCAGGGCGCCGCGTTGGCGTACCGCGCAGGCCGGAGGGCATTGTCGATTTCATGCGCGCAACGGCGCTGAAGGGCATCGTCTCGGCCTTGTCTCTTGGAGGTTTGCGGATCGGCGATGTTGAGCTCATCGATATCGTCCAGGACCATTCCGTGTTGGAAACGCAGGAGGGACCTTCGCTGTTCGGTCTGAAGCGCCGACAATCGTTTGGAGAGGAGATCGCTGCACTCTTGCGCGGCGAGGTCGATGCGATCTTTGTCAAAGGGACCGCCGGTGTTTCTGTCGCAAATCTGATTGGCGCAGTCCAGGTGATTGAGTTCGGGTTTCATTCCGACCCGAACATCCGTATCAATTCGGGTTCGCCGAGGGTTCTGACAGTTGATGCTCGCCTGGCCGATGAACGTCCGGACCTTGTCGAGCGCCTGGTTGACGCAATCCGCAAGGCGTCTGTCTGGGCAGAAGAGCACCCGGAAGAGACAAGACGCTTCATAGCGCGCGAAGCCGGTGCCACTGAAGAACAGGTTCTGGCTGCCAATGGCCCCGATGTTCATCGCCATCTTGGCCTTGGCCTCGACAAGGAACTCGTAACGGCCATTAGCCACTACAAGGATTTCCTGCACGAATGGGGTTTCCTTGAGGACAACTTCGACATTCACACCTGGATCGATGACCGTTTTGTTCTGGCGAATGAAAGGGCAGTTGCATGA
- a CDS encoding ABC transporter substrate-binding protein gives MTDFNRTTRRSFLLASVALGAASMSGLKVGAAEPARGGTATLLISSEPPVLTTIAHTAYNSVYVSPKVTEGLLTYDFDLNPQPLLAKSWAISDDGLRYTFNLRSGVKWHDGKPFTAADVAFSIRTLKEVHPRGRNTFLNLTDVETPDELTAVLVLSKPAPYLITALAAAESPIVPKHLYEGTKVTENPVNLAPIGTGAFKFKAWVRGSHVVYERNPDYWDAPRPYLDQLIVRFIPDAAARAIAIETGEIDLAPSTPVAYSDLDRLKELPDLAFETNGYQYSNSISRVEFNLEKEVFKDVRVRRAFAHVIDRNVIFNTVNYGYGSPITGPINPKLTRWFVDDLKTYPIDLKTAEALLDDAGYKRDANGIRFKLNLDYVPSTEAYPRGADYIRQALAKVGIDVTVRTQDFATYTKRIYTDRDFDFAYEGMSNLFDPTVGVQRLYWSKNFKKGVPFSNGAAYSNPKVDSLLEAAAVEIDPVKRVAQWKEIQQILIEDVPAIDIVAAPEITIFNKRISGHTVGAEGVSGSLAFAHIVAS, from the coding sequence ATGACTGATTTCAATCGCACGACGAGACGGAGTTTCCTTCTGGCGTCGGTCGCGCTCGGCGCGGCATCAATGTCGGGTTTGAAGGTGGGTGCCGCTGAGCCGGCACGCGGCGGCACTGCGACGTTGCTGATATCATCCGAGCCACCTGTTCTGACAACGATCGCCCACACCGCCTACAACTCCGTCTATGTATCGCCGAAGGTCACCGAGGGGCTCTTGACCTACGACTTCGACCTCAACCCCCAACCACTTCTTGCGAAGTCCTGGGCGATCAGTGACGATGGCCTGCGATACACCTTCAATCTGAGGTCTGGTGTAAAGTGGCATGATGGCAAGCCGTTTACCGCTGCCGATGTCGCGTTCTCAATCCGGACCCTCAAGGAGGTCCATCCGCGCGGGCGCAACACGTTCCTGAATTTGACGGATGTGGAAACTCCGGACGAGCTGACGGCAGTCTTGGTTCTATCGAAGCCCGCACCCTACCTGATCACCGCGCTCGCCGCTGCGGAATCGCCGATCGTGCCCAAGCATCTCTATGAAGGAACGAAGGTGACCGAAAACCCGGTCAATCTGGCACCAATCGGCACGGGAGCGTTTAAATTCAAGGCGTGGGTGCGTGGCAGCCATGTCGTTTATGAGCGCAATCCAGACTATTGGGATGCGCCACGCCCCTATCTGGATCAGCTTATCGTTCGTTTCATTCCCGATGCGGCCGCCCGAGCCATTGCGATCGAAACTGGCGAGATCGATCTCGCGCCAAGCACACCGGTGGCCTACAGCGACCTTGATCGCCTGAAGGAATTGCCGGACCTGGCCTTTGAGACCAATGGTTATCAGTACTCAAATTCCATCAGCCGCGTTGAATTCAATCTCGAAAAAGAGGTGTTCAAGGACGTGCGCGTCCGTCGCGCGTTTGCCCATGTGATTGATCGCAACGTCATCTTCAATACTGTCAATTACGGATACGGATCGCCGATCACCGGGCCCATCAACCCAAAGCTGACGCGATGGTTTGTCGACGATCTGAAAACCTATCCGATCGATCTCAAGACTGCGGAAGCGCTGCTGGATGATGCAGGCTACAAACGAGACGCGAACGGCATTCGCTTCAAGCTCAATCTGGATTACGTTCCGAGTACCGAGGCTTATCCGCGCGGAGCGGATTATATCCGTCAGGCTTTGGCGAAGGTCGGCATTGATGTCACGGTGCGTACCCAGGACTTCGCGACCTATACGAAACGCATCTACACCGATCGCGATTTCGATTTTGCCTATGAGGGCATGAGCAATTTGTTCGATCCGACGGTTGGTGTTCAGCGTCTTTATTGGTCAAAGAACTTCAAGAAAGGCGTGCCTTTTTCCAATGGTGCGGCCTACAGCAACCCGAAGGTTGATTCCCTGCTGGAAGCGGCGGCGGTCGAAATTGATCCGGTCAAACGCGTTGCCCAGTGGAAAGAGATCCAGCAGATCCTGATCGAGGATGTCCCTGCGATCGATATCGTCGCGGCCCCTGAGATTACCATCTTCAACAAACGGATATCGGGCCACACGGTCGGGGCCGAAGGGGTCTCAGGAAGCCTTGCCTTTGCGCACATCGTTGCGTCCTGA
- a CDS encoding ABC transporter permease gives MSNSKRIFSQARRVAIQAVPTVLGIVILNFSLLQLAPGDAADVLAAEAGSATVETMAEIRSRFGLDLPVLHQLMNYLGNLAQFSLGYSPRYGMPVADLIGQRLPGTLALMGAALGIAIVAGVFLGAIMALFSGKLPDRIISIGSLIFYSVPGFWIGLMLILTFSVKLGWLPSGGDSTIGSSLTGFDAVVDRARYIVLPALSLALYFLAIYARLTRAAMLEVKSQDYVRTARAKGVSPWRLTIRHILRNALIPITTMAGMHIGGLLGGAVVVETVFSWPGLGRLAFEAVMARDFSVLLGILLLSSLVVIVVNAAVDLLQAWLDPRIGESR, from the coding sequence ATGTCAAATTCGAAACGGATTTTCTCTCAGGCACGTCGTGTCGCCATTCAGGCGGTTCCGACAGTCCTTGGAATTGTCATTCTGAACTTCTCTCTGCTGCAACTTGCACCGGGCGACGCAGCCGATGTCCTCGCTGCTGAAGCTGGTTCGGCGACGGTCGAGACCATGGCCGAAATCCGCTCCCGCTTCGGACTGGATCTGCCTGTTCTTCATCAGCTGATGAACTATCTGGGCAATCTGGCGCAGTTCAGCCTCGGTTATTCTCCGCGCTACGGCATGCCTGTTGCAGATCTCATCGGTCAGAGACTACCCGGGACCCTTGCGCTGATGGGCGCAGCACTCGGAATCGCCATTGTCGCAGGCGTATTCCTTGGTGCGATCATGGCGCTTTTCTCCGGCAAGCTGCCAGACCGGATTATCTCGATTGGATCACTGATCTTCTATTCTGTACCGGGGTTCTGGATCGGGTTAATGCTGATCCTGACATTTTCCGTGAAGCTCGGCTGGCTTCCGTCGGGTGGGGACAGCACGATTGGTAGCAGTCTCACGGGCTTCGACGCGGTCGTCGACAGAGCCCGCTATATCGTCCTACCGGCTTTGTCGCTCGCCTTATATTTTCTGGCGATCTATGCGCGGCTGACCCGCGCCGCGATGCTGGAGGTCAAATCACAGGATTACGTCCGCACGGCACGCGCGAAGGGTGTTTCGCCCTGGCGGCTGACAATTCGCCATATCCTGCGCAATGCACTCATTCCAATCACCACGATGGCCGGCATGCATATTGGCGGCCTGCTTGGCGGCGCCGTCGTCGTCGAGACAGTCTTCAGTTGGCCAGGCCTCGGTCGACTGGCGTTCGAAGCCGTCATGGCCCGCGACTTCAGTGTCCTGCTTGGCATCCTGCTCCTGTCCTCTCTGGTCGTCATCGTCGTTAATGCAGCCGTAGACCTCCTGCAGGCATGGCTAGACCCTCGCATTGGAGAAAGCCGATGA
- a CDS encoding ABC transporter permease, translating to MSSTNTTALLHAPEITAQAKAGTLDTQNALPPKDDKTWPYLHAPDALSARTASVPRRGLRREIKVFLKNPNAIVGLLFLATVIVTALLAPLVYPGDPLEMVARPFLWPGQNGAFPLGTDSMGRDVLAGIVHGARISLTVGVVATLIGLTIGISVGAFAGYFGGVIDDVLVKLIEIFQTLPNFVLLVVLVAIAQPSVTTVTSAIGIITWPLVARLTRAEFRAIREKDYVLAARSLGYGHARIVFTEILPNALPPIIVTSSVMVAGAILMEAALSFMGLGDPNRVSWGSMIGSGRDVIRTAWYLTALPGLAIVFTVISLNLISDGLNDALNPRFSEERS from the coding sequence ATGAGTTCCACGAACACCACCGCACTCCTGCACGCTCCCGAGATCACCGCTCAGGCAAAGGCCGGCACACTCGACACCCAAAACGCCTTGCCCCCCAAGGACGACAAAACCTGGCCTTACCTTCATGCCCCTGACGCCCTGTCGGCCAGGACCGCATCGGTACCGCGCAGAGGATTGCGTCGTGAAATCAAGGTCTTTCTGAAAAACCCGAATGCGATTGTCGGGTTGCTCTTCCTTGCCACCGTAATCGTCACCGCACTTCTCGCCCCGCTTGTCTATCCCGGCGATCCCCTGGAGATGGTAGCGCGTCCGTTCCTGTGGCCCGGTCAGAACGGAGCCTTTCCGCTTGGCACGGATTCCATGGGCCGCGATGTGCTGGCCGGGATTGTACATGGTGCGCGCATCTCTTTGACCGTCGGCGTCGTTGCCACGCTGATCGGGCTCACGATCGGCATTTCGGTCGGCGCCTTTGCCGGGTACTTCGGCGGTGTCATTGATGACGTCCTCGTTAAGCTGATCGAAATCTTCCAGACGTTGCCAAATTTCGTACTGCTCGTTGTACTCGTCGCCATTGCCCAGCCATCCGTCACAACGGTGACCTCCGCAATCGGTATCATTACCTGGCCCTTGGTCGCCCGGCTGACGCGCGCCGAATTCCGCGCAATCCGCGAAAAAGATTACGTCCTGGCGGCCCGCAGCCTGGGATACGGACACGCGCGCATTGTCTTCACCGAAATCCTGCCCAACGCCCTGCCTCCCATCATCGTGACGTCATCTGTCATGGTCGCCGGTGCGATCCTGATGGAAGCAGCACTGTCCTTTATGGGTCTCGGCGACCCCAACCGTGTCTCCTGGGGTTCGATGATCGGATCCGGACGCGACGTGATCAGAACCGCCTGGTATCTCACCGCACTGCCGGGCCTTGCCATCGTCTTCACCGTCATATCGCTGAACCTCATCAGTGACGGGCTGAACGACGCACTCAATCCCCGCTTTTCGGAGGAACGCAGTTGA
- a CDS encoding ABC transporter ATP-binding protein: MTPLVEVQDLSVGFGTAQPVKGVSFKVHSGEMLAIVGESGSGKSLTALSLIGLLPSNAKIGGRILLEGKDLLPLSERRWRSIRGRDIGMIFQEPMTSLNPVLTVGEQIIEVLRIHERINKHEARKRAIELLELVNIPEARRRVDDYPHQLSGGMRQRVMIAIGVACNPKLLIADEATTALDVTIQAQILQLLDNLRRDLNMAVVLITHDLGIVAQWADRVMVMYAGRKVEEGLPEPVFSHPYHPYTRGLLAASPRAEDGQHYRDGPLIEIPGSIVSATGERGCAFRPRCPDARGFCGQFVPPLRSISEGRYAACPFVSEISGEVSDGAFVSA, translated from the coding sequence TTGACCCCTTTGGTGGAAGTCCAGGATCTGTCCGTTGGCTTTGGCACGGCACAGCCCGTAAAAGGTGTGAGCTTCAAGGTGCACTCCGGTGAGATGTTGGCAATCGTTGGCGAAAGCGGTTCAGGTAAGTCCCTGACGGCCCTCTCTCTGATTGGACTGTTGCCATCGAACGCAAAGATCGGTGGCCGCATTTTACTGGAAGGTAAGGATCTTTTACCTCTTTCCGAGCGCCGCTGGCGGTCTATTCGCGGCCGAGACATCGGCATGATCTTTCAGGAACCGATGACCTCGCTCAACCCTGTGCTGACGGTTGGCGAACAGATCATTGAGGTCCTGCGCATTCACGAGCGCATTAATAAGCACGAGGCGCGCAAACGGGCCATCGAACTCCTGGAACTCGTCAACATTCCGGAAGCTCGACGCCGTGTCGACGACTACCCTCATCAGCTTTCAGGGGGCATGCGCCAGCGTGTGATGATCGCCATCGGCGTCGCCTGCAACCCGAAACTGCTGATCGCCGATGAAGCAACAACAGCGCTCGATGTCACGATACAGGCACAAATCCTCCAGCTCCTCGACAATCTTCGACGCGATCTCAACATGGCGGTCGTGCTTATCACACACGACCTCGGCATCGTCGCACAATGGGCTGATCGGGTTATGGTAATGTATGCGGGACGAAAGGTGGAAGAGGGCTTACCGGAGCCCGTGTTCTCCCATCCCTACCATCCCTATACGCGTGGATTGCTTGCCGCCTCGCCAAGAGCAGAGGACGGACAACACTACCGAGATGGCCCACTGATCGAAATCCCGGGGTCCATCGTCTCCGCAACGGGTGAACGAGGCTGCGCCTTCCGTCCGCGCTGTCCGGACGCCCGCGGTTTCTGCGGGCAGTTTGTTCCCCCGCTCCGCTCTATTTCCGAAGGGCGTTATGCCGCCTGCCCGTTTGTGTCCGAAATTTCAGGGGAGGTCTCCGATGGCGCTTTTGTCAGTGCATAA
- a CDS encoding ATP-binding cassette domain-containing protein, which produces MALLSVHKLSTEYAGGRGTVRAVDDVSLEIEAGETVALVGESGCGKSSLGKSLMRLVEPSSGQVVFNGADVTAMSSTELRGIRRRIQMIFQDPFASLNPRQTVRTILTGPLKVHGIGDRKQQQEIVEAIVAQVGLPEDSLDRYPHEFSGGQRQRIGIARALILEPELVVCDEPVSALDLSIQAQILNLLVEMKNRLSLSYLFVSHDLSVVRYFSDRVLVMYLGKIVESAPTAELWAAPRHPYTRALLAAVPDPSRRKQAAPISGDLPSPHNPPSGCRFHTRCPLASDLCREKAPEYQFFGKNHAVACHHAQ; this is translated from the coding sequence ATGGCGCTTTTGTCAGTGCATAAACTGTCCACCGAATATGCTGGAGGGCGCGGAACGGTTCGCGCCGTCGATGACGTCTCCCTGGAGATAGAGGCCGGTGAAACCGTTGCGCTGGTGGGAGAATCCGGCTGCGGCAAGTCTTCGCTCGGCAAATCTCTGATGCGCCTTGTTGAACCGTCCTCGGGACAGGTCGTGTTCAATGGCGCCGACGTAACGGCGATGTCATCGACGGAACTGCGTGGCATCCGCCGGCGCATACAAATGATCTTTCAGGACCCATTCGCCTCTCTCAACCCTCGCCAGACAGTCCGCACGATCCTTACTGGCCCACTGAAAGTGCATGGCATCGGCGACAGGAAGCAACAACAGGAAATTGTCGAGGCAATCGTCGCGCAGGTCGGTTTGCCCGAGGATTCCCTCGACCGCTATCCGCACGAATTTTCCGGCGGTCAGCGTCAGCGCATCGGCATCGCCCGTGCCCTGATCCTAGAACCGGAACTGGTCGTCTGTGACGAACCGGTTTCCGCGCTCGATCTATCGATCCAGGCCCAAATTCTCAACCTTCTGGTAGAGATGAAGAACCGGCTGTCGCTGTCCTACCTCTTCGTCTCGCACGACCTGTCCGTGGTCCGTTATTTTTCTGATCGTGTGCTCGTCATGTACCTTGGAAAAATTGTTGAAAGCGCACCGACTGCGGAATTGTGGGCTGCACCTCGCCACCCCTACACCCGTGCCTTGCTGGCTGCCGTCCCAGATCCTTCACGTCGCAAACAGGCCGCACCGATTTCTGGTGATCTTCCAAGTCCTCACAACCCGCCATCAGGCTGTCGGTTTCACACCCGGTGTCCATTGGCGAGCGACCTCTGTCGCGAGAAGGCACCCGAATACCAGTTCTTCGGCAAGAACCACGCTGTGGCTTGCCATCACGCACAATAA